One region of Priestia megaterium genomic DNA includes:
- a CDS encoding C40 family peptidase, with amino-acid sequence MKKVIAALTLAGVIVSTSPIVSQAALGDQTLRQGMNHQDVKQLQQTLKNKGYFKGNTTTYFGTVTTSAVKSFQRKNGLAADGIVGKGTYAKLGVSAKGKSSSSSARYNPNAVINKGKQYMGVRYRWGGTTPSGFDCSGFIGYAFKHGGGVQLPRTVAQIYQKGTRVSSPKAGDIVFFQTYTKGPSHAGIYLGNNQFLHCSSSKGVSISSLKESYWSKRYLGAKRM; translated from the coding sequence ATGAAAAAAGTAATAGCAGCTCTTACGCTTGCTGGCGTTATTGTTTCTACTAGCCCGATTGTCAGCCAAGCGGCTCTAGGCGACCAAACGCTTCGCCAAGGCATGAATCACCAAGATGTTAAACAACTACAACAAACGTTGAAAAATAAAGGTTATTTTAAAGGGAATACGACTACATACTTTGGGACTGTTACAACTTCTGCTGTAAAATCATTTCAGCGCAAAAATGGACTAGCAGCAGATGGTATTGTCGGAAAAGGAACGTACGCTAAACTAGGCGTTTCAGCAAAGGGCAAATCGTCTTCTAGCTCAGCGCGCTATAACCCTAACGCAGTGATTAACAAAGGAAAACAGTACATGGGCGTTCGCTATCGCTGGGGCGGAACAACGCCAAGCGGCTTTGACTGCAGCGGTTTTATTGGCTATGCGTTCAAACATGGCGGCGGGGTTCAGCTTCCTCGAACAGTAGCTCAAATTTACCAAAAAGGAACGCGCGTCTCAAGTCCAAAAGCTGGAGATATTGTGTTCTTCCAAACCTATACAAAAGGGCCTTCCCATGCAGGAATTTATTTAGGAAACAACCAGTTTCTTCACTGTTCTTCATCTAAAGGTGTGAGCATCTCTTCTCTAAAAGAGAGCTATTGGAGCAAACGCTATTTAGGTGCTAAAAGAATGTAG